One Ignavibacterium album JCM 16511 genomic region harbors:
- a CDS encoding IS110 family transposase, which produces MQQNFYLGIDVSKGYADFIILDENKKVIEDNFQLDDTFDGHNKLYKILSGFLAKYPDSNILAAVESTGGYENNWLKFLSACQSKLQLSVARINPFGVSYNSKATLKRIITDKQSARNVAEYMISHPEKVQYNNQDYYASVRRQWTFIKMLTKQKVQLLNQLESLLYIANPEVLQYCSNKMNLWTLKLLSKYPTAKELAKARLSSVCKIPYITESLANDLINNARKSVASSDDKTTAEVIRALGEQILQLRRLIVLQTKQLQSSCNIAEVELLKSFRGIGTFSAVGLMIEILSVERFSSVKKLASFFGVHPVFKQSGDGLSGFKMSKRGRKQPRQLLFNIARFAIVHNPYIKEIYAIHLQKGMPKMAALGAVMYKILRIVYGMLKHNRQYDPEIDRANRAKHKDNINKAKEDYTRRYQPMDITAPVSRRQLKKRKQQEKSQILKPPDAESKKKIFTGSDSYCFPEET; this is translated from the coding sequence ATGCAACAAAACTTTTATCTCGGTATTGATGTCAGCAAAGGATATGCTGATTTTATCATCCTTGACGAAAATAAAAAAGTTATTGAAGATAATTTTCAGCTTGATGATACCTTTGACGGACACAATAAGTTATACAAAATTCTATCCGGCTTTTTGGCCAAGTATCCCGACTCAAATATCCTTGCAGCAGTTGAATCAACCGGAGGATATGAAAATAACTGGCTTAAGTTTCTTAGCGCTTGTCAGAGTAAACTTCAGCTATCTGTAGCACGAATAAATCCCTTTGGTGTAAGCTACAACAGCAAAGCAACACTAAAGAGGATTATCACTGATAAACAAAGTGCCCGTAATGTTGCTGAGTATATGATAAGTCATCCGGAAAAAGTTCAGTATAACAATCAGGACTATTACGCCTCAGTAAGAAGACAATGGACATTTATCAAGATGCTGACAAAACAGAAAGTCCAACTTCTGAATCAATTGGAATCATTGTTATACATAGCAAATCCTGAAGTTCTACAGTACTGTAGCAACAAAATGAATCTCTGGACATTGAAGTTACTAAGTAAATATCCAACTGCTAAAGAACTTGCCAAAGCAAGATTGTCTTCGGTTTGTAAGATACCTTACATAACAGAATCACTTGCAAATGACTTAATCAACAATGCCAGGAAGTCAGTTGCCTCAAGTGATGACAAAACAACTGCTGAAGTAATAAGAGCTTTGGGAGAACAGATACTTCAGCTAAGAAGACTGATTGTTCTGCAAACAAAACAACTTCAAAGCAGTTGCAATATAGCTGAAGTTGAACTCTTAAAAAGCTTCAGGGGAATAGGAACATTCTCGGCTGTTGGACTTATGATAGAAATTCTTTCTGTTGAAAGATTTTCTTCTGTAAAAAAACTTGCAAGCTTCTTTGGTGTTCACCCTGTATTTAAGCAAAGCGGAGATGGACTATCAGGTTTTAAGATGAGTAAACGAGGAAGAAAACAGCCCAGACAATTATTGTTTAACATTGCTCGTTTTGCTATTGTACATAACCCTTACATAAAAGAAATCTATGCAATACATCTTCAAAAAGGTATGCCTAAGATGGCTGCATTAGGTGCTGTAATGTATAAGATACTAAGAATCGTTTATGGTATGCTTAAACATAACAGACAATATGATCCCGAAATTGACAGAGCAAACAGAGCAAAACATAAAGACAACATCAATAAAGCCAAAGAAGATTACACAAGAAGATATCAGCCGATGGATATAACAGCTCCTGTTTCCAGAAGGCAACTTAAAAAGAGAAAACAGCAAGAGAAGTCCCAAATATTAAAACCGCCTGATGCGGAATCTAAAAAAAAGATTTTTACGGGATCAGACTCTTACTGTTTTCCTGAAGAAACTTAA
- the glnA gene encoding type I glutamate--ammonia ligase, with translation MSKKQIQYCKEIIKKNKIEFIDLKANDLTGRLHHITLPYYENILDRLVTEGVGFDGSSYGFKKVENSDMILVPDLDTARIDPFRDAPTLSFYSHIVLTDEKRTPFSQDGRYLAKKAESLLKEITGADKSWWGPEFEFYIFSNVEYDTRTASSYYRVEHAEEFYKKAYHAANPFDEYDDFRDEACKLLKAQGINVKYHHHEVGERGQQEIETYFADLLTTADNIITTKYILFNFAKQKGLYITFMPKPMYQQAGNGMHLHFYITKNGKNLFYKKGEYGNFSELGRYFIGGMLKHAPALSAFTNPSTNSYKRLVPGFEAPVALTYGMGNRAGAIRIPKYVSNPQETRFEYRPPDATANPYLCLVAMLLAGIDGVVNKIDPVKEGFGPYDKNFLEGDDVHKIHFLPRNLAEALDALEIDNDFLRRGNIFTDELLQQWIKTKNEEIHSIGTMPHPFEYKMYFNL, from the coding sequence ATGAGTAAAAAACAAATCCAATACTGCAAAGAGATAATTAAAAAGAATAAAATTGAGTTTATTGATCTTAAAGCAAACGATTTAACCGGAAGACTTCATCACATTACTCTTCCTTATTATGAAAATATTCTTGATAGGTTGGTTACAGAAGGAGTAGGTTTTGATGGTTCGAGCTACGGATTTAAAAAAGTTGAAAACAGCGATATGATTCTTGTTCCTGATTTAGATACTGCCCGCATCGATCCATTTCGCGATGCTCCAACACTAAGTTTTTATTCTCATATCGTTCTTACCGATGAGAAGAGAACTCCATTTAGTCAGGATGGAAGATATCTTGCTAAAAAAGCCGAGAGTTTACTTAAAGAAATCACCGGAGCTGATAAATCGTGGTGGGGACCTGAATTCGAATTCTATATTTTTTCCAATGTTGAATATGATACAAGAACAGCTTCTTCATATTATCGTGTTGAACACGCCGAAGAATTTTACAAAAAAGCTTATCACGCTGCAAATCCTTTTGATGAATATGATGACTTCAGAGATGAAGCTTGTAAACTGCTGAAAGCTCAGGGCATTAATGTTAAATATCATCATCACGAAGTTGGAGAAAGAGGTCAGCAGGAAATTGAAACTTACTTCGCTGATTTATTAACAACTGCTGATAACATAATCACAACAAAATACATTCTTTTCAACTTTGCAAAGCAAAAAGGTCTTTACATAACTTTTATGCCCAAACCGATGTATCAGCAGGCAGGTAACGGAATGCATCTTCATTTCTACATAACTAAGAACGGAAAAAATCTTTTTTACAAAAAAGGTGAGTATGGAAATTTCAGTGAGTTGGGAAGATATTTTATCGGTGGCATGTTGAAACACGCACCAGCATTATCAGCATTTACAAATCCAAGTACTAATTCTTATAAACGACTTGTTCCCGGATTTGAAGCTCCTGTTGCCTTGACTTATGGAATGGGAAATCGTGCAGGTGCAATCAGAATTCCAAAGTATGTTTCAAATCCACAGGAAACCAGATTTGAATATCGTCCACCTGATGCAACTGCAAATCCTTATCTTTGTCTTGTTGCAATGTTGCTTGCAGGAATTGATGGAGTAGTAAACAAAATTGATCCGGTTAAGGAAGGGTTTGGTCCTTATGATAAAAATTTTCTTGAAGGAGATGATGTTCATAAAATTCATTTTCTTCCTCGCAATCTTGCAGAAGCACTTGATGCTCTCGAAATCGATAATGATTTTTTGAGGCGCGGCAATATTTTTACTGATGAATTACTGCAGCAATGGATAAAAACCAAAAATGAGGAGATTCATTCAATTGGTACGATGCCTCATCCATTTGAATATAAAATGTATTTTAATTTGTAA
- a CDS encoding cation:proton antiporter, translating to MHIEILTLLLQLFALLSLAKILAEIAQRFNLPIVVGEIFAGIILGPSLLGNFQFYREYFLPDSNSINYIDVFVLIGSMLLLFIAGLQTDIKLLKHYSRNAIVITIFSFAVSFLFTFSLLQFIAPLIFSGFEKSSLLSLFVSSTLAISAISVVAKVLIDLNFIRRDFGQLAVAIGMIDETIIWIIISVLLGFVSATEFSVNRILYSTIKVIGFIALGTIIGKILISRFIILTQNILKLKYKFISLTFLTIFLFGLIAQFLNLEPVLGAFIAGLIFSQIPGLLDDTIDKIESLTFSVFAPIFFASAGLKVDIRDFADFNILILSLLITIFASFGKAIGAYLSARFISKFNHWLALSLSISLNTRGTIQIIIATIGLATGIISQEIFSAIIIASVISSLSAPIMMKLVIKKIEPSEEEIFRLKKEETFQKSILSKINRVLVPVRLRSDFDVTNIKTIETKLLEKINSKKPLMVTLLTVVSENEKMIAQNFLNNLQSKLETLKVDKRIIVSEKPLESILNNLKTGYDLLVVGATEKVNTNDSVINPFIDHLIKLAPCYSLIISSSVKYQNKNLNKILVPVDGSLASKRAAELAFSFSDPEKDEVHLLRVIERKSNNEQLIPDLTMLDRQYEYAKAILDSIKEIGESFQIRTFTRIEVGESPENVILRAANEYEFDLVVIGTEIKPGTEKLYLGPRVERILNNCSCPVAVFNSQ from the coding sequence TTGCACATAGAAATTCTTACACTCTTATTACAATTATTTGCTCTTCTTTCTCTGGCAAAAATATTAGCCGAAATTGCACAGAGGTTTAATTTACCAATTGTAGTCGGTGAAATTTTTGCAGGAATAATTTTAGGTCCATCTTTATTAGGAAACTTCCAATTTTACAGAGAATATTTTCTGCCAGACAGTAATTCGATCAATTACATTGATGTATTTGTGCTCATTGGTTCGATGCTTTTGTTGTTTATAGCGGGTCTGCAAACAGATATAAAATTATTAAAACATTATTCAAGAAATGCTATTGTAATCACAATTTTTTCTTTTGCAGTTTCATTTTTATTTACATTTTCATTGTTGCAATTTATTGCTCCCTTAATTTTTTCAGGATTTGAAAAAAGTTCTCTCCTTTCGCTTTTCGTTTCTTCAACTTTGGCAATTTCAGCCATTTCTGTGGTCGCCAAAGTGTTAATAGACTTGAATTTTATCCGTAGAGATTTTGGTCAGCTTGCTGTAGCAATAGGAATGATTGATGAAACAATTATCTGGATAATTATTTCGGTGCTGTTGGGATTTGTTTCAGCAACAGAATTTTCAGTCAATAGGATTTTATATTCAACTATAAAAGTAATCGGATTTATTGCTCTTGGAACAATTATTGGCAAAATTCTGATAAGCAGATTTATTATTCTTACACAAAATATTTTAAAGCTTAAGTATAAATTTATTTCACTTACCTTTTTAACAATTTTCCTCTTCGGTTTAATTGCTCAATTCTTAAATCTCGAGCCGGTGTTAGGAGCTTTTATTGCCGGATTAATATTTTCTCAAATTCCCGGATTGCTTGACGATACAATAGACAAAATTGAAAGTTTAACATTTTCAGTATTTGCCCCAATCTTTTTTGCTTCAGCTGGTTTAAAAGTTGATATAAGAGATTTCGCTGATTTTAATATTCTAATATTAAGCTTGTTAATTACCATCTTCGCATCATTCGGGAAAGCAATTGGAGCTTACTTGAGTGCAAGATTCATTTCAAAGTTTAATCATTGGCTTGCTCTTAGTCTAAGTATCAGTTTAAATACGAGAGGAACTATTCAAATAATTATAGCAACCATAGGGTTAGCAACAGGAATAATATCACAGGAAATATTTTCGGCAATAATCATTGCGTCGGTAATCAGTTCACTCTCAGCACCGATAATGATGAAATTAGTAATTAAGAAAATCGAACCAAGTGAAGAGGAAATCTTCAGGTTAAAAAAAGAAGAAACATTTCAAAAAAGTATTCTTTCAAAAATAAATCGTGTATTGGTACCTGTAAGATTAAGGAGTGATTTTGATGTTACCAATATAAAAACCATTGAAACAAAGCTGCTGGAAAAAATAAATTCTAAAAAACCATTGATGGTAACTTTGTTAACCGTTGTCTCTGAAAATGAAAAAATGATTGCACAAAATTTCTTAAATAATCTTCAATCCAAACTTGAAACATTAAAAGTTGATAAGAGAATTATAGTCTCGGAAAAACCATTGGAAAGTATTTTGAATAATCTGAAGACGGGATATGATTTGCTTGTTGTTGGTGCTACCGAAAAAGTAAATACTAATGATTCGGTAATAAATCCATTCATCGATCATCTGATTAAATTAGCTCCGTGTTACTCACTAATCATCAGCAGTTCTGTTAAATATCAGAATAAAAACTTAAATAAGATACTTGTTCCGGTTGACGGTTCACTTGCATCAAAAAGAGCTGCCGAACTTGCTTTTTCATTTTCCGACCCTGAAAAGGACGAGGTACATCTTTTAAGAGTAATAGAGAGAAAATCAAACAACGAACAATTGATCCCGGATCTGACAATGCTTGATCGGCAATATGAATATGCCAAAGCAATATTAGATTCTATTAAAGAGATAGGCGAGTCATTTCAAATAAGAACTTTTACACGAATAGAGGTCGGAGAAAGTCCGGAGAATGTAATTCTGAGAGCCGCCAATGAGTACGAATTTGATTTGGTAGTGATAGGTACAGAAATTAAACCAGGCACTGAAAAACTTTATCTTGGTCCTCGTGTTGAAAGAATTTTGAATAACTGTTCCTGCCCTGTTGCTGTATTCAATTCACAATAA
- a CDS encoding IS5 family transposase: protein MRSNKINNIDLFTSSANDKFTKHIKTQSKQALEIINNKINWTKLLRPLEETIKKTKQNNSPAGRRTFDLLVIVKCFILQSIYNLSDPRLEEEIADRRSFQIFLGLNSSDSIPDETTICRYRELFATLELDKKLFYEFNKQLTELKLIVGKGTIVDATIKQAHAKPNSNRDNDADFTIKRGKTYYGYKGHIAIDEDSQVIKSVEFTKASIHDSNAFDQLVDYSEQAIFADKAYANKTRRNKLEAIGIFDGILAKGYRNKPLSKSEKKVNKLLSTIRNKVERPFAYMKQVLQYQQCSYYDIGRNRFEFIMCAFVYNIRRLITLST from the coding sequence ATGAGAAGCAACAAAATCAACAACATCGATTTATTTACATCATCAGCAAACGATAAGTTCACAAAACATATAAAAACTCAGAGTAAACAAGCTTTGGAAATAATAAACAACAAAATAAACTGGACAAAGCTATTAAGACCATTAGAAGAAACAATTAAAAAGACAAAACAAAATAATTCACCAGCAGGCAGAAGAACATTCGATTTGCTTGTAATTGTTAAATGCTTTATTCTCCAAAGCATTTATAATCTTTCCGATCCACGTTTGGAGGAAGAAATAGCAGACCGTAGAAGCTTCCAGATATTTCTTGGTCTTAATAGTTCAGACTCAATTCCAGATGAAACAACTATATGCAGATACAGAGAACTTTTTGCAACTTTAGAGTTAGACAAGAAACTATTTTATGAATTTAACAAACAACTAACAGAACTGAAGCTGATTGTCGGAAAAGGAACAATAGTAGATGCCACAATAAAACAGGCACACGCAAAACCAAACAGCAATAGAGACAACGATGCAGACTTTACAATCAAAAGGGGCAAGACATATTATGGTTACAAAGGACACATTGCAATCGATGAAGACAGTCAAGTAATAAAGTCAGTTGAGTTTACCAAAGCAAGCATTCACGATTCAAATGCATTTGATCAATTAGTTGACTATTCCGAACAGGCTATCTTTGCTGATAAAGCTTATGCAAATAAAACAAGGAGAAATAAACTTGAAGCCATAGGTATTTTTGATGGCATCTTAGCAAAAGGTTATCGGAATAAACCTCTAAGCAAATCAGAAAAGAAAGTTAACAAGCTGCTTTCTACAATCAGAAATAAAGTTGAAAGACCATTTGCTTATATGAAACAAGTCTTGCAATACCAACAATGTAGTTACTATGATATAGGGCGAAACAGGTTTGAGTTTATAATGTGTGCTTTTGTTTACAATATTAGGAGACTTATCACATTATCGACTTAA
- the eno gene encoding phosphopyruvate hydratase, translating into MTNIVDIWAREILDSRGNPTIEVEVALESGVVGRAAVPSGASTGEHEAVELRDGDKNRYNGKGVLKAVENVNEKIAEELIDFDATDQVAIDNLLITLDGTENKSNLGANAMLGVSLACAKASAEFFGLPLYKYIGGVNAKTLPVPMMNILNGGKHADNNVDFQEFMIMPVGAPNFAEALRMGAETFHALKSVLKSKGYNTAVGDEGGFAPDLKSNEEAIEVILEAINKTGYKVGDEIAIALDPAASEFFIKEKNAYHLFKSAPDKIIPIEKMVDYWADWVSKYPIVSLEDGMAEDDWDGWKLLTDKLGSKIQLVGDDIFVTNTDRLSKGIELGVANSILIKVNQIGTLTETLDAIELAKINGYTSVISHRSGETEDTTIADIAVATNAGQIKTGSASRTDRIAKYNQLLRIEEELDTTAIFPGLSALNYNG; encoded by the coding sequence ATGACAAACATAGTAGATATCTGGGCAAGAGAAATACTTGATTCAAGAGGTAATCCAACAATTGAAGTAGAAGTTGCACTTGAAAGCGGAGTAGTTGGAAGAGCTGCAGTTCCAAGCGGTGCCTCAACAGGTGAACACGAAGCAGTTGAACTTCGTGATGGAGATAAAAATCGTTACAATGGTAAAGGTGTTCTTAAAGCAGTTGAAAATGTAAACGAAAAAATTGCAGAAGAATTAATTGACTTTGATGCTACTGATCAGGTTGCAATTGATAATCTTTTAATTACTCTTGATGGAACCGAAAACAAATCTAATCTTGGTGCAAACGCAATGCTTGGCGTTTCACTTGCCTGTGCAAAAGCTTCTGCTGAGTTTTTCGGACTACCGCTTTACAAATACATTGGTGGAGTGAATGCTAAAACTCTACCCGTTCCTATGATGAACATTCTTAATGGTGGAAAACATGCTGATAACAATGTTGATTTTCAGGAATTTATGATTATGCCTGTTGGTGCACCGAATTTTGCTGAAGCACTAAGAATGGGTGCTGAAACATTTCACGCTTTGAAGTCAGTTCTTAAAAGCAAAGGATACAATACAGCCGTTGGTGATGAAGGTGGTTTTGCACCTGATTTAAAATCAAATGAAGAAGCTATTGAAGTTATTCTCGAGGCAATAAACAAAACAGGTTATAAAGTTGGTGATGAAATTGCTATCGCACTTGATCCTGCTGCCAGCGAATTCTTTATCAAAGAAAAAAATGCTTATCATCTTTTCAAATCTGCTCCTGATAAAATTATTCCGATTGAAAAAATGGTTGACTACTGGGCAGATTGGGTAAGCAAATATCCAATTGTTTCTCTTGAAGATGGAATGGCAGAAGACGATTGGGATGGTTGGAAGTTACTAACAGATAAACTTGGTTCTAAGATTCAGTTAGTCGGCGATGATATTTTTGTAACTAATACTGACAGGTTATCAAAAGGAATTGAGCTTGGTGTTGCAAACTCAATTCTTATTAAAGTAAATCAGATTGGAACGTTGACTGAAACTCTGGATGCAATTGAACTTGCAAAAATTAATGGCTATACCTCTGTGATAAGCCATCGCAGTGGCGAAACAGAAGATACCACAATTGCTGACATTGCTGTTGCAACTAATGCCGGACAAATAAAAACCGGCTCTGCATCAAGAACTGACCGAATTGCAAAATACAATCAACTTCTCAGAATAGAAGAGGAACTTGATACTACTGCAATCTTTCCCGGTTTATCCGCATTAAATTATAACGGTTAA
- a CDS encoding T9SS type A sorting domain-containing protein: protein MKTNKILIVIFFLLLIIENNAQNTYNVQPGVKNNQIVLQLSNVSTTESTSKVEVKLIRNSKNLKFNQTEKIIENITQGTETEVGFIFDVDYNIKNAEADTIEFLITDNKSIYQTKQFILQYTQPTEYKLEQNYPNPFNPTTKIRYSIPNVGTGLALSTLKVYDILGNEVVTLVNEEKPAGYYEIEFNATELSSGVYFYRLQSGNFTQTKKMVLMR, encoded by the coding sequence ATGAAAACAAACAAAATCTTAATCGTAATCTTTTTCTTACTCTTAATCATAGAAAACAATGCTCAAAACACATACAATGTTCAACCGGGAGTAAAGAATAATCAAATAGTACTCCAACTCTCAAATGTATCAACAACGGAGTCAACAAGTAAAGTTGAAGTAAAACTTATACGTAATTCAAAAAACTTAAAATTCAATCAAACAGAAAAAATAATTGAGAATATTACCCAAGGGACAGAAACTGAAGTAGGATTTATTTTTGATGTTGACTACAATATTAAAAATGCAGAAGCAGATACAATTGAGTTTCTGATAACAGACAACAAAAGTATTTATCAAACAAAGCAATTTATTTTACAATACACACAACCAACGGAATATAAGTTAGAACAGAACTATCCAAACCCATTCAATCCGACAACAAAGATAAGATACAGCATACCAAATGTAGGGACAGGGCTAGCCCTGTCCACATTAAAGGTTTATGACATACTCGGCAATGAAGTTGTAACACTTGTAAATGAAGAAAAACCAGCCGGATATTATGAAATAGAATTTAATGCAACAGAATTATCAAGCGGAGTATATTTTTATCGCCTTCAGTCAGGCAACTTCACACAGACAAAAAAGATGGTATTAATGAGATAA
- the glp gene encoding gephyrin-like molybdotransferase Glp: protein MINYNEALEIIKHEIEKLTLHTEDIDILESYNRILAEDVVADVDLPPFDNSAVDGYVIKYSDRKEWKIIGEISAGNFSSFNLTENDAVLITTGSKLPSNADTVIPIEDVEVNSDLLKLKENVFFKKGMNIRTLGNDLKKNEIAVHRYTKNDAKTIAVLASCGKEKVKVFSKLKAAILATGDELIPINEKPAGDKLRVSNIYSLYAAIKEINHTVINLGFTKDDKEIITQKVKAALEMDIDLFITTGGVSVGKYDFLKDIFEEQGVKQKFWKVNIKPGKPIYFGVYEKDEKRILVFGLPGNPVSSLVNFYVFIKPAIEFLFKQDEIKNITATLQNDLKKKDGKRHFSRGILFEEKGEWKVTSEFSQSSGNLVEMSRANCLIEIEEERVNPKKGERLKCILI from the coding sequence ATGATAAATTATAACGAAGCACTTGAAATAATTAAACACGAAATTGAAAAATTAACTCTTCATACAGAAGATATTGATATTCTTGAATCGTACAACCGCATTCTTGCAGAAGATGTAGTAGCAGATGTTGATTTGCCTCCGTTTGATAATTCAGCAGTTGATGGCTATGTAATTAAATATTCTGACAGAAAAGAATGGAAAATCATTGGAGAAATTTCAGCCGGAAATTTTTCTTCATTCAACCTTACAGAAAATGACGCAGTACTGATAACAACCGGAAGTAAACTTCCATCAAATGCTGATACAGTAATTCCAATTGAAGATGTTGAAGTAAACAGCGATTTGCTAAAACTGAAAGAGAATGTTTTCTTTAAGAAAGGAATGAACATCCGTACGCTAGGAAATGATTTAAAGAAAAATGAAATCGCAGTACATCGCTATACAAAAAATGATGCGAAAACAATTGCTGTACTTGCCAGCTGCGGAAAAGAAAAAGTAAAAGTCTTTTCAAAATTAAAAGCTGCAATTCTTGCAACCGGTGATGAACTGATTCCAATCAATGAAAAACCGGCAGGTGATAAACTACGAGTATCGAACATTTATTCTCTTTATGCTGCAATAAAAGAAATTAATCACACAGTAATTAATCTTGGCTTTACGAAAGATGATAAAGAAATTATAACGCAAAAAGTAAAAGCAGCATTGGAAATGGATATTGATTTATTTATAACAACAGGTGGAGTTTCAGTAGGTAAATACGATTTTCTGAAAGATATTTTTGAAGAACAAGGTGTAAAGCAAAAATTCTGGAAAGTGAACATCAAACCAGGTAAACCAATTTACTTTGGAGTTTATGAAAAAGATGAAAAAAGAATTTTAGTGTTTGGACTGCCGGGTAATCCGGTATCTTCGCTGGTGAATTTTTATGTGTTCATCAAACCGGCAATTGAATTTTTATTCAAACAAGATGAAATAAAAAATATAACAGCAACTTTACAGAATGATTTAAAGAAGAAAGATGGGAAGAGACATTTTTCGCGAGGAATTTTATTTGAAGAAAAAGGTGAATGGAAAGTCACTTCCGAATTTTCGCAATCGTCCGGAAATCTTGTTGAGATGAGTCGTGCGAATTGTTTAATAGAAATCGAAGAAGAAAGAGTGAATCCGAAAAAAGGAGAAAGATTGAAATGTATTCTGATATAA
- the mobA gene encoding molybdenum cofactor guanylyltransferase yields MYSDITGVILAGGKSSRMGTNKSFLKIGNQTIIERIVDLMKSIFSEVIIITNSPEEYRFLNLPLFEDIYKWRGPLAGIHSALVHSTTDKIFVLSCDVPLMSREMIEYIANHKSEKPIVFCEAAGYHQPLVGVYAKVIMKEVEKFIASLEINDKSFHHFLKNAVAEIIHPKKLSFYRDELFFNVNRPEDFKQLKKYFTHNN; encoded by the coding sequence ATGTATTCTGATATAACCGGAGTAATTCTCGCTGGCGGAAAAAGTTCACGAATGGGAACGAACAAATCATTTCTTAAGATTGGAAATCAAACAATCATCGAGCGTATTGTTGACTTGATGAAATCAATTTTTTCAGAAGTTATAATCATCACAAACTCGCCTGAAGAATATAGGTTTCTTAATCTTCCTTTGTTTGAAGATATTTACAAATGGAGAGGACCACTCGCGGGAATTCATTCTGCGCTTGTTCATTCAACAACAGATAAAATATTTGTATTGAGTTGCGATGTTCCGTTAATGAGTCGAGAGATGATTGAATACATTGCTAATCACAAAAGTGAAAAGCCAATTGTCTTTTGCGAAGCTGCCGGATATCATCAGCCATTGGTTGGAGTTTATGCTAAAGTAATTATGAAAGAAGTTGAAAAGTTTATAGCATCACTAGAGATAAATGATAAATCATTCCATCATTTTTTAAAAAATGCTGTTGCAGAAATTATTCATCCGAAAAAATTATCTTTTTACAGAGATGAATTATTTTTCAATGTAAACAGACCGGAAGATTTTAAGCAATTAAAAAAATATTTCACTCATAATAATTAA
- a CDS encoding DUF4032 domain-containing protein encodes MDKKNLVINLIPDYQQELIELPWNQPLDEWDSKQISFLDIRKGISKHTVRFIKGKNFAFAVKQTNPISAYFENESLIKLLQTGIHALRPVGYVFYKKNLFMKDSDPDNVLAFLITLLEEKSIPHSILFGWEFTESNRKLIYEASAELIANLHFNNIYWGDASLSNILVKFIKLKDENGRAFTELKAFLADAETVNFLKNISETQKKDDLNNFIRSIEEINNTLAGKKDTGVIEEDKKYFLKSYSEHYSLLNKTRQFEEMTGLKVKKHFYRISDHYSLESIIKQIEEHKWYLSEKASEEIELKIAACDWIKNIYEPTINEFNQFKLFDLFPKTNSLKLYVDIMAHKYYVSLEQNKDVGISFAIKSYCERYSNQEQSSITRLVDNLIKRLAKIFPQRYNF; translated from the coding sequence ATGGACAAGAAAAATCTCGTTATAAATTTAATACCAGATTATCAACAGGAATTGATTGAACTGCCGTGGAATCAACCATTGGATGAGTGGGATTCAAAACAAATTAGTTTTCTTGATATAAGAAAAGGAATTTCAAAGCATACAGTCCGATTTATCAAAGGGAAAAATTTTGCTTTCGCTGTTAAACAGACTAATCCTATTAGTGCGTATTTCGAGAATGAGTCGCTGATTAAACTTCTGCAAACCGGAATTCACGCACTGCGTCCTGTTGGATATGTTTTCTACAAAAAGAATTTGTTTATGAAAGATTCCGATCCTGATAATGTTTTAGCTTTTCTCATAACTTTGCTCGAAGAAAAATCAATTCCACATTCCATTTTATTCGGGTGGGAATTTACAGAAAGTAACAGAAAGCTGATTTATGAAGCTTCAGCCGAACTGATTGCAAATCTTCATTTTAACAATATCTATTGGGGCGATGCTTCCTTATCGAATATTCTGGTTAAATTCATTAAACTAAAAGATGAAAATGGCAGAGCTTTTACCGAACTTAAAGCATTTCTTGCAGATGCTGAGACAGTTAACTTTTTGAAAAATATTTCTGAAACTCAGAAGAAGGATGATTTGAATAATTTTATTCGTTCCATCGAAGAAATAAATAATACACTTGCTGGCAAGAAAGATACTGGAGTTATTGAAGAGGATAAAAAATATTTTCTGAAAAGTTATTCTGAACATTATTCTCTTCTTAATAAAACTAGACAGTTTGAAGAGATGACAGGATTAAAAGTTAAAAAACATTTTTACAGAATATCTGATCACTATTCTCTCGAATCTATCATCAAACAAATTGAAGAACACAAATGGTATCTAAGTGAAAAAGCATCTGAAGAAATAGAGTTAAAAATCGCCGCCTGTGATTGGATAAAAAATATTTATGAACCAACAATTAACGAATTCAATCAGTTTAAACTGTTTGATTTATTTCCCAAAACAAATTCTCTAAAACTTTATGTTGATATAATGGCGCATAAATACTATGTAAGTCTTGAACAGAATAAAGATGTGGGAATTTCATTCGCTATAAAAAGTTATTGCGAGAGATATTCAAATCAGGAGCAATCATCAATTACAAGGTTGGTTGACAATCTTATTAAACGATTAGCTAAGATTTTCCCGCAGAGGTATAATTTCTGA